ACGAGTTCAGATAACGTTTCTCAAAGAAACGGCCTTAAATGTGTTGCTTACATCCGTCTTCATTCCATTCATGGAGTATCCACAAGGGTTGAACATTGTGGCATCAATCACTGAACCTGGAATCAGGTCACGAATTCCACTCATCTGTGAAGACAAAGACAACATTCAAGCAAGGCTGCGCCACAAAGCCATAATTGTCGCAATATAATTTTCCTCAATACAGTTGTAACAAAAGTTTGATAAATGTTCGATATAATGTTTATGCGCCAAAAACAGAACCGCGTCACACGGACCATTCATCCGCTCGGCTCAAACGGAAGAGGAAAAAAGACTGAATAAGGATTTTACTTAAGTTAACTCATGCGTATTttaatcattctaaatattctGAATATTCTTCCTCAGATCTGCGAGACGTTAACCTGTTCGGCGAGTTTGTCACGTTCTGTAGTTTAAAACGATTAACAGTCTGGTTTCTGCACCTTTCACAAATCTGCCTTTAAACTTGAAAGATTTGACATTTATCGTgttaattattgatatcaacggataattacaaattataatgttattattttttggcATATCGCCCAGCTCGTCATTAAAGTCACATTTACACGGTACTTCACAGACGTATTTCCAGGGTCTTTGTTTCAACATGACGTGATTTCACTAACGGACCAATTAAAGAACAGAAATGACACTGCAGAGCAGACGTGGTTAAAGGTGAACCGTACACGAGTGACATCATTAGCAGAAACACCGTCTTTCATGTAGAACTGGTCCATCACAGCTGGGTCAAGGTCACTCATCAGAACTTCTAGCGTCTGGTCCGCCTGCTTGTTCTCCCAGTATTCCGGCAGCTCCAGCGTAAACAAATACCTTCAGGACACAGACGACCGGAAAACCATGAAAACctcaattgttttgttttaggaaAAGCCAAATGCTCAACTAATCCAGCTGTATTTACCTAATAATTTATGAAACAATTCTCTAGCATGCTAAAATCTGGCCTCACAGTGAGAGATAAATTCATAAAGCAACATTTAACCGTTCCTCATAATGACGGGATTGTGGGAAGGTTAGATGATGTAAACCTCACCAGCAGTCTGAGTTCAGACGTCCCATACAGTAGGCTGCTCCATCTGTGCATCAACAGAgagtaaatgaataaattaagacaCCTTTATTATTCGGTCAGACACAATACTTACTTAGTACTATTTCATACACAATTTGCTGTGTCTCATTTTCATGGGTGTGAAACCGTACTTGGAAAAATCTGGCTGAGGAACTCGACTTCCTCCTGGAAGTTGCGGTGAGGGAACTCTTGATGGGTGGGCTTCATAAAGTTTTTACGAGAATAGAAGAAATTCtgaagaggaaaaagaaaaagatgatCAAGTCAAAGATATACACTGAGATATACTTACAGAACATGGTGAGGACAAAAATATGACAGGAAGAAAAATTATATTCAATGTTTCATCCCATCATCATGTCCCTTTAGCGGCTCTGTACATACTGAATACTAccaatgattcatctttatgAATTTGACATCACATCTAAATTGACTCTCTTCACTCAGACTGTAAAATCTCACACAAACTCATAAACCTGATGTTTGAATGTTATCATCTCGCATTACTGCGGTTGGAGATAACGTGCAATAAATTCCCTTCCCTTAACataaacctgtgtgtgtgtgtgtgtgtgtgtgtgtgtgtgtgtgtgtgtgtgtgtgtgtgtgtgtgtgtgtgtgtgtgtgtgtgtgtgtgtgtgtgtgtgtgtgtgtgtgtgtgtgtgtgtggtaccTCGATGGCATCAAAGCCGCAGTACTCGCGAGCCAGCTCCAGCAGTGGCACCAGTGCCTGCAGTAAGAGGGTGGTTCCGCATGTCTTCAAAATGAAACGTCTCTTGGAGACAAACATGCTACTctcactgagagagagagagagagagagagagagagagagagagagagagagagagagagagagagagagagagagagagagagagagagagagagagagagagagagagagagaggactgGGTTATGATAATATTCTGTGGCCAGTATAAAAAGAATAAACATTGTAAATATCAATGATTCCACATCCACTCGTATTACAACCCAGTGtagattatattgctgtcttggatttcatcaaaaatatctatatttgtgttctgaagatgaacgaaggtcttacgggtgtggaacgacatgagggcgagtaattaatgacagaaacttcatttttgggtgaactaaccctttacttTTTTTAGCCATTTCAGCCAAAATACATAAATGCCAATATCTAAAAAGTAATTATTTCAGACAGCTATGAATAGTTTTGATCCGAATTCCCCCTTTGACCCTTCGTCTTTGTCTCTCAGACCAAATAAATGGCTTAGCGTCACGCTTGGCACTGCATCTGAATCATTCAGCCCTCGACTGCGAGCGTCTTCATTCTAGTCTTATCGGCGTTTGAGTATCTGAGCTGAAACGCTACTGCGCGCTTATCAGCTGACACTATAAGGTCAGTGTGCAAGCGGTATTAACACAATAACAACGTATCGGCATCGTGATATAAACATTCAGAGACACCAAGGCTTTAAGCTCAGTGTCTATCAGCATTCATTCAGCACCTGTACTTACAGATAGCATGTCTTTAAAGACTATATAAAATGACATTTGCAACATATTTAACCTCTGTAACTTGATGCATTTCTTAACTGAACAATATTTGCACAACAAAGCGTGTCTTTAGTATCTTTATATCAGTTTGGGCAGTAATGTCAGTACAAATAACCAATTAAGACACTAGTTTTATTATATTCCATCTTaatttcatgttgattttaagGCGTTGCTCAGTGAAAGGAGGAGATGAAGCTTTGAAGAGGACTGAAGGATTAGTGCATCATTACAGTCCAGTCACCTGACCtcaggacagacagacagacggacggacatgTCAAAAGCTCACCTGAGTATATAAGCTTCCTGCTTGTCAGTCTTTGTCACACTTATAATCAAACAATGCACATTCTCCAGAAGTTTGTCCCACTCAAATCTGAAAAAgtagacagaaagagaaaaattaAGACctcctttattattattattattattaggaaACATTATTCTATTATTTTCTACATGAATCTAAGTAGGTAGACTACTTTCTAtatgtgtattgtattatatttatatttttatatacttatatttCACTTTCCAAACATTGCAACAAGCCAAAGTAAGACTTTTTGACATTttgtagaaaataaataaataaactgattAAGTAGCTCATTTAAGGATACAGCACAAATGGTGCAGGATGGACGTCTGAACGCAGATTGGGTGCGTCTCTGAGGTCATGTGCTCTGCGGCACATACGCAGCTGCTGGTTTGTGGAACTCATGTGGAGATCTCAAATTGCACATTTGGCTCAAGCTCAGGTGGCCGTTTGTTGTAAGGGGAGATTGTGAATAAAACCagggtttattttgcaataacaTCATATTTTTACATGATTCCACCGATAACACAGCTATTACTACAAGCAGTTATAATGTTGGTGTCACACAAACATTCGACCACAGAAAGTTGCGATCACAGGACTCCAGACTGAAAGTTTTAGGAGCACAAGCAGAAAATTTAGGGGCACACCTTAAATCGACCTGCAATGCAATTATTCACATTTGAAGCTTTGAAGCACTTAAAGTCATTTGACTATTTCTGCCACAATACCATGGTTACAGTTAGCGTTACTACATTAAATCCATGGTGAATGTTGGTGATTTGTGGACTGAAAAGCCTTTTATAACTTGTTCATTCGTGGTTTCCACATCAGCGCTGTGTCACGTGATCGAGATCGGCCCGCGAGTGAACCTGTTCTGAACTCACGCGGCGCGGTCTATATCTTTAATAAATAAGGATATGCATGATATCATACTAAAGACAGATGTGTGACATCAAGGCCGGGACACACCAAGCCAATGTCGCAGAACTAGCGGCGACGAAAACTGAGTGTGTTGTTGCTTCTCGCCGGCTGCGTCGCACTCAGAAAGCTGCGCTTGAACACGCCAGAAGGACTACAGGCGACTGTCAACTAGCATGTGTGTGTAAGTGAATATCTGTCTATATCTGCAGTCTGTATTCGTCATTTAAAAAGAGAAACTGAATCCAGGACTGCAGATATATCAATATCAATCATGATGATCACTTCACTCCAGGCGACTCAAGTTACGAGAACATTCCCACACTGCAATGCTCAGGTAAGATGATGTAAGATTAGAAAAGGCTTCTGTCTGTGCAGTCTTCATTTCTTTGCTCGCTTTCATCACTTTCTCTTTTATTCTCGTGCAccgaacagccaatcagagttctcTCACCATGTGACCGATGCAGACGGACGCCGATTCGGCTCAATCAGCTAAAATACCCCCTGACGACGTCTATATAGTGCCTGTGGCGTCAGGGCCTTAATTACAGTCGTCACACGCCAGACAAGGTCAAACTGATTCCAGAATACACCAAAGTGGTAACGTAACTCGCTAATAACACGCAGATTAGGTTTCTTCTCCATAAACCATCaacataattacaaaataataaactacAGGTGGGttgttattaaaattataaaaggtACACATTaaagctgcacgattaatcattaaTAGAAAGCGATCTCAATTCAAAAACCCACATGATCTCATTCCTAAATCGCGGccgtgtctattaaacctttgacaaatcACACACATCTGCGCAGCCGCCGACTTAGAGAAGGCTTAGTGAAGCTCtggaaacagcttcacaaacaaacaatctCGTCAACCACACACTCATTTCtatgttacaaatattcacatTATAACTAacagtactgggataaaagtttatagttcggatataaacactgatgtctacagtagTGATCAAGTCACCATTTAAAAGTAACTTGGCACTTTAAATCAAGATTGTATCAGttacatcgttacaccagtaggtggagacaagtgactgttaaacaTGTAATTGTCATTGAATGATTCAtgcaagagattcgttcaaaaacactgattcatccagtaatgaaacaagtctttatgagcgagtcattgaatcattcactcaaaccaatttttaaaaaaagaattcattcgaattaaacattttaaacagacttgcagcaattaatattttgtcagaagctctagtaaattacatgaatGTTGTTTGgtttgtctgttcagaatcgcaggagaatcgtgcagctctagcaCACATTAAAAGTGTCCTGGAACTCTTTCaatctcaaaatcattaaaacattgcatttttaaaatgatcatttaaactGTGAAACTATTTCAATATTAATGTAActaatgtataatatattacGTGTACTTGTTGATATGAAATATGAGCCATGATGGCAAttaaaacattgattcattttCGATCAAGCTGCAattgtcaaaataaacaaaaactgaaaGTATTATTGGATTGTGTGTGTAGAACATGATGCAATGAAGCACTTCTCCTCCTGACTCATTTAAACACAAGCTGTGCTCAGACTCTAATGATCCTCTTTCTAGTGTCTCCGAGAGCGTTAATGCTTTCCCGGAAGTAAACTAATACCCTCATCACTCATTCTGACAGAAACCACAGAGATCAGCTTTCAGGGCTTCAGAGAAACTGAAGGATACTGTGATGTGCTCATTCATGTCTTACACTCACTGCATGAGCCGTTTCATTAATGCTACTGACACGTGAAGCACTGAACCTTACAAATATTCCAgagtataaatataaaatacaccgtgagagagagaaaacatggTAAACTCTTCTATTATGTTATTTTACGACCCTTTTTGGTAGAATCACTGTAGGTTTTTGCTgtcagaacttttttttttttttttttgtagtaataGACCAATAAATCTACCAATACTTTGAGAATCAGTATTGACCAATAATCATGTCAATAGACAATCTGTTTATCCAGTCTAGCCAATTGTAATGCACATATTTTAGTAGCAATTTCATGCATCTCATTTGTAATAAAACACTGTCCACACCAACACACACGTTTATCTGCTGTACTGCAGGGTTTGACTGAACATGTTGTTGTTTCGTGTCTGCATTAATTCAGCAGTTCACAGCCACTGACGCGCGTGCAGCTGCGCACAAAGAAATCTACCAATGAGCGAGCGGAACCCTCGGCCAATCGCTGTGCAGGGGCGGGGCTTACAACGTGTGACGCAGACGCGTGACTTTCACATGCAGGCTGCGGATCACCCGCCATGACAGTTCCCAAAAATAGAGTCAGTGACATACGCATGTTCACATCTCTGCGATTAAAGTGTGCAGAGGAACACGCGTTAAAAGCACCTGTGGAAACGAACATTACATCCCATAAACGTTATATCTGGCGGTGGAGAAAATAAGCCAAATCCGCGCAGAATCCATTCATTAGTGCAGATAATATGGTGTGTTTCTGTGGCGCCATGTCAGCTAGCTGTAGCTACAGGCTAATCTATTGATCAACATTCAGTCACTGAAGCGAATCGATAACGGATTCAGACTGAAGCAGAGCTGATCAAACACAGCGAACATCAATCTGATCGAGAGATGGCGAAGGATAGCAGGAGCTGTGGAGATGTTGGTGCTGCAGGAGCTCTGGAGCTCATGACAGCTCAATGAATGGCTGAAGGGGGATGGTGTCAAAAACGGCCAAAACTGCTGATCGCGCCGCGGTGACAGAGCCACGCGTCAATCATCCCGCAGAACCATTACTGTGTGACTGTCGCGTTTTAGACGTTATTTAACAGCAGGGAATCAGATCAGTTAAATCCAGCCTGACTGAACTATCGTTaggactcactcactcactcactcacctggGGATAGCGCGCAGATCCCCGGCTCCTTTGGCTTCGTCTTGCCGGGAGAACCACACCTCCAAGAGCTTCTCGGTCCCCTCGAAGAAGTGTGCACTGCTCTCTTCCATCGTGAGACAAACAGACTCAAACAACAGAAATTAAAGCGTCGGATGGAATCCCAATTAATTAGTCCTTTATTGGTAACGTTAGTTATAACTTATTAGCTTAGTTACAGTCCTTGAGCAGTCCAGATGTAGTTGCCGTGTTTTTTACCGTCTTCCCTTTTGCAGAGAATACCGTGGGCGAGTGCTAGCTAATATCGCCGGCCATACTGTGTAAGCGCAGAGAAGCAGCTGCGCGGGGCTTTTATTACCTACTCGACAACGTCATCGTCACTGTGGCCAATCACGGCCGAGAGGCAGCCCCCGTGTCAGCAGCGATTGGCTGTAACTGTTGTCAATCAGATTAGAGGTTGCGTAAAGGTACAAGTGTCGCACATGCCCTTGTATAGACGAATTAACGTTTGCTTTGCTATAACGCTGCGCGTAAACAAGTAACTGGTGTTCGTTTATTCACTAGTCTAGTGAAgaaaaattgtgtattttacacattttatttattacgtGTCACTACTTTGAACGTTTTGAGTTATTAATGTACTCTTTGTAGCTAGTGCAGAGATCGTACATACCAACAACCagaaaaaatgtgcatttttgaaAGGGAACGGAACGGCGTCCACATCGCGGTTTGCGCGTTGTAGTTTTACACGCGTCCTGTTTTCGTTAACTCCAACCGGCGGATTGATCTGAGACCACTACAGTTCCCAGAAGGCCATCCGCAACAATAAAATACGTCACCGAGCACGTGACCGTTAAGTGGAGCCGACCAAAATCCCAAACAAGGAAATGGTGGGGTAATAAAACGATCGGATCATTTAATTAATGCatgtaataattaatattttattttattgtaaattaagaaatatttatgggTTAAAATGGACTACGACTTCAAAACGAAGCTCGCCGCCGAGAGGGAGAGAGTGGAAGATCTGTTTGAATATGAAGGTTGTAAAGTGGGTCGCGGCACATACGGGCATGTTTATAAAGCGAAGCGTAAAGACGGGTAAGACACGCGATTGATTGACGCGCTTCTGCTGTCGCTGATGTTGAATTAATCTCCACCGTGtgtgattgtttttgttttcatggaCGCGCTTCAGCGGTCCACCCCCAAACCAGCGTGATGTTCACTGTTTGTGCAGGAGTTCACGTGCTTATATATCCCTGCATGCAGCAGTTCATGTGTTCATGAGTGCAGGAGTTTCTCTGCTTCGATGTTCAGCAGTTCATGTGTTCAGAGATCCAGCAGGAGTTCAGATGCTCAGTGCGCGCGCGGTTCTCCTGGTTTGTGCAGAAGTCCACATTCTCCTGAAGCAGGAGTTCattaatgcatgtttgtgtgtgcagaAGTTTATACagcatgtgcatgtgtgtaggAGCTCAAATGTTCATCAGTGTGAGTGTTCATTCATGCATCAGTTGTGCAGGAGTCACTAGATGAACCAGAACCAGAGATTACACCAGTTAAATGGTGTCATGGTGCCGTATGTAGTGACAGCGCGGGTCTGATCTGAATATGTGATATGAATCGACCCTAATGTGAGTTTAATAACTGATATACTCGATTATTTGCTAGTCATACTCATAGCAAAAGTGGCTGACTGCACACTGAATCCAAAAAGACTagaaaaatacaacatttatcATATAAATTGCATGCTGCAATAAAGTGCAAGTGAATTAAAAACAGGAGCAGACGTTTCAGCGGATTTCTATCCTCGGTGCTCAAAATGCAACAAACAATCACCCTCTTTCTAGAAAGACGAGCAATTCAGGCATTTTTTTTGATCTAGTCAAACTCATATAAATGTGAAGGAGGCATTCTCTTGATTGACAGCTAATGTGTTCACACTGCTCGCCTTTGTTCACTACGGTCAGGACGAGGCCTTTGACATCTTGAACCCCTGATGTGTCTGTGCAGGAGTTTCTGTCTGTCATGCTGGAGCTGCTGTTCAATCTTGATTTGAGATCTAGAAAGTTTAAACTGAAATGCCACttcaattttattaaaatggtAAATACACACAGAggaatattaaagggttagttcacccaaaaataaatgtctgtcattaattactctccctcatgtcgttccacacccgtaagaccttcagtcatcttcagaacacaaattaagatatttttgatgaaatctgagaggtttatgacaatataatcaacactttcaaggtccagaaaggaagtaaagacatcgttaaaacagtcatgtgactgcagtggttcaaccttaatgttatgaagagacgagaatactttttgtgcgcaaaaacaacaaaaataacaactttattcaacaatctcttctcttctgtgtcattttcatacgttgtttacgtccagcgcttccaggttcatcGTCAGAacaccgactcattattggccggctcctgcgtcagaatcacatgtgtgtgtcgtgctgatcacgtgaccagctttggccaatactgagccggcgttcggacATAAACATGAAAGGATGCGTCACCtgcgtaaggataatgacacagaagagattgttgaatgaagtggttatttttgttttgtttttgcgcacaaaaagtattctcgtctcttcataacattaaggttgaaccactgcagtcacatgactgttttaacgatgtctttacttcctttctggaccttgaaagtgtttgAGTCATATTGAGTCataaaactctcagatttcatcaaaatatcttaatttgtgttctgaagatgaatgaaggtcttacgggtgtggaacgacatgagggagagtaattaatgacagacattcattttttaatgtattaatcaGTTTATCTTCAGGGCTTGTTAGCAGGTCAGATCGATGATAAAGTGTTTGTTTATCTACTGATGCTCATTTGACTGAACGGCTTTATTTTCCATATATACTACACTGAAAAAATGACtttagggatgggcattttttcaaaatattgtaTTAGAATATTTGGgcttgtaaaaaatgaatattcgaatattccaCTATTTGTGCACACCCCTGCTTTATATAATCCAGATCGATTCGAAGCAGCTTCACGTGATGAGCAGAAAATCACAGAATCAGTTCAGTTCTACTGTAAGACAACAGTGTCATTGcctcagttcagtgttgattcggTTCAATAACTGTAAATGAGTTCAGATCGGCTGTAAAAGCTGTACAGAAGTCAGTGTCGTTATTCACTTTGAGTCCGTTCAGAAGTTACTCCACATACACTACAGACTTCATTCCTGTCGCCTCCGACAGACTCTTCACCACAAAACAGCACAAACTCTTAAATGTCAAGCATACCTTCACTCAAAAACACATGACATCACCTGATCTGGCCCTGTGCAAGGCATGCTGGGAACtgaatccactgcccagtttcagttaattCATGAAGTCCCATCACAAATTAAGTAAACTTCAACTTTACATATTTAAGCAGATGAATGAAATTAAGCTGTGGAAAAAATTGTGTTgcttgttttagttcattttaatgaaatgaatTGAAGTTTAGCCGCTGTGGCAGACGTCTcttaatttgttcatccttcgcTAACTCTGAGAAGGACTTCAGCTGGGACCCGCACCGGGATCCGATCAGGCTTTGCTGGTGTCATGACACTAATCAACCTTTGATTCGCTGGAGCGCATGAACGTGGAAGTGACATCAgcagcaaacagccaatcacatgccttgagAATCTGATTCACTTCTCGCTTCACTCTTCTGCCGAAGATTAAGAGAAGatatcacatttaaaaatatattacatatctgtatatatttatattaatttaaactaattgtgtaataatttttaaactGAAATGTCTCGTGTGATGATTTAAAGGTAAAATAATTCTATAATAATAtagaaataattataaataatcatTGTGTAAAGCCAGATGATTTTGTCCTCACAAATGTATGATGAAGTGACCTTTAATGTGGAGCAAGAGCAGGTTTGAGATTTATGTATTGCAGTGACAGGCTTTAGCTGTAGACATATATAACTGTGTTCAGTGTATTTATGAACTGATATTTTCTGTGACTTTTGCTGTGAATAATCAATGTTTTGAGATGAATTGCAGTAAGTAAACTGTATTGCGAATTGCACATAGCTTGCTTATTATTTAACacatcatgtatttattgtaaattaacttTAATGATATTAGATAATGTGTTAATGCCTGATAATGGCTACTTTGCTAGTACTTGATTAGTACTTTTAATGccatataatttaaatatattgttattcatgtcagtattattttattaaatatagttttactgaaatgcataaataatagtttattaGAGTTTGGTATATTGCGTGTAGATGTGTGTGCTCAGCTGCAGTGATGTTGTGTTTGCGTTCACAGGAAGGATGAGAAGGAGTATGCACTGAAGCAGATCGAAGGCACTGGTATTTCCATGTCTGCCTGCAGGGAAATTGCTGTAAGTTACTCAAATGCTTATGTTTTTAACTACTTGGCTTTACCACGTACCACATACATCACACCTCAGtttttaaaggcacagtatgtaagtttcgcttattcaaaacaacaaTAAAGGCGTAGCTTGACGGATCatgaatcatgggagttgtcatCTTCACCTCCACAGCCGATGGAAAGCAATCGGACAGAAGTGAGCTGATGTGTTAAAGGTTTATTAACGTTATAGTATGAAGCAGGGCAGGCCGAGACATTTTACCTGCTGTTTTTATTATGCTTATATGCTGCAGTCGCTCCTTTCGTTTTGATCACTTAAATTCACATCATTTTATTTGCCTTCTAATGAAACATCTGCCGAATTACCCCTCGCTCACTCTATCTGATGGATTAAAACTGTGGGGTAACGCAGTCAAAGCAATCATACTAAAATACATGTGAGTGTGTCGAAAGTTGTGTTGTAATGTTACGCTGTGCGTTCGGCGGCTGATATGAGACACTTGATGTGCAGTAAACTAGATCAGTATTAGAAAATCATATTAATAATTGCTGGACGACAGCTAAACCCAAAGAATTCACAACGTTTTATTCCAGTAGTTTTCTCTTTATAATGTATGACAGTCCCAGTAATAGTTATTAATGTCGTGTTTGAGCCGTGCGCGCTGAAGCTTCACTGCCGCTTCCCActtttgggataatgtaagaacacaagtcaacaaaatatttaacattgttctagtgatTTTTGGACTTGTTACCTTTAACCAACACAATGCAATGACCAGCTAAAGAAATAAACCCTTTTACTTTTGCTTGGTACCTGAAAATAACCTTTGTGTTTAGTTTTGTCTAGAGCATTtggataaataaaaaagaagaagaagcttgTTACGATTTATTTATCTTTGGCAATGCTTTCATACCAAAGTGACTGAAATGCACGTATCACAGACATGGGTCGCGTGAAGGTTTTTGTGATTACTGTTAGCTAAGAGTAAATCTAGATTTGGTGAATTTGAAGAGGTGTGTCTTTGAATGTGGATGATGGTGAGTCACCCGTTCTGCTGGTTAGTTATAATTGAAAACTAGTAAAATGGGGCTTTAGTCAGTGGAATGCAATGACTAATTGTTCTTCAGAAGAAATGACATTATGGGACGTTATATGTTGCTTGTTTGAGAAGAAGATAACCTTAGACTTTTTTGCCATTCATGGCATACAGAAGgcaggttaaagggatagttcacccaaaaattaaaatgatttcctCATTTACTcttcctcaagttgttccacacctgtgtgaatgtctttgttctgctgaacacaaagaaagatatttggaagaatgtcagtaaccaaacagatctcgtcccctgttgacttccatagtatttatttttcctactacggcgagatctgtttggtcactgacattcttcaaatttcaaatcaaattttGCGATATAAGATCTGGATTTACTACATGCTGTAACTTTCAAATCTcacaatttcttttcaaaaagtTCAAATCCCTCTGAAAAAAATCTCTTGAAACTCATCTCATTACAAACTAACACAGTGTGTGTAAGACAGATGAACGCATGAGTGTGTGACCGCTGCCCACATTCATCCAGTGACCCGCCCTTTCACAATGAGTTTCAAAGGTAATAATCAGggagataataataataataacaacaacaacaaggtCATAATAAGGTAGTATGACAGAAGTGAGGTCAGCCACCAGATAAAAAAATGTTCACTATGAAAATAATCATTACTAGGCATACTATAATTAATGAAATTACCAAAAACAAATTGTGTGTGTAAGCTGACGTTTTGGGTGGCATTTGGTACACCACTGAAACAAAAAAGATCATAGAGAAGACAATTTTATGTAGCTTTTATTTGGCAGGTTTgataactgttttgaaaagtgcAAAATACACAACATAAGAAGAA
Above is a window of Megalobrama amblycephala isolate DHTTF-2021 linkage group LG11, ASM1881202v1, whole genome shotgun sequence DNA encoding:
- the amd1 gene encoding S-adenosylmethionine decarboxylase proenzyme, producing the protein MEESSAHFFEGTEKLLEVWFSRQDEAKGAGDLRAIPRFEWDKLLENVHCLIISVTKTDKQEAYILSESSMFVSKRRFILKTCGTTLLLQALVPLLELAREYCGFDAIENFFYSRKNFMKPTHQEFPHRNFQEEVEFLSQIFPNGAAYCMGRLNSDCWYLFTLELPEYWENKQADQTLEVLMSDLDPAVMDQFYMKDGVSANDVTRMSGIRDLIPGSVIDATMFNPCGYSMNGMKTDGTYWTIHITPEPEFSYVSFETNLSQTSYDELIRKVVDVFNPGKFVTTLFVNQSSKCRSVFSSAQKLEGYRRLDRQLAHFNDYNFVFTSYAKSRQQKQS